The Argopecten irradians isolate NY chromosome 16, Ai_NY, whole genome shotgun sequence genome window below encodes:
- the LOC138310616 gene encoding uncharacterized protein: protein MNVLQGSIRGGIGNLLNMCSSSSSTDIAIITDDGVYIYDNKDALLTGACLGPLTLTSIFNGYSGSGALPSISDIIGLMVYQNNDIDMYNNFQVWRWQVQSGNLWSQSAQSFPKPMENLLGVSTGDLPPSNSDWCVNRDRNGRQDRFFYNGGLLYYFSTQNPTQDTFTPSATDKYMNGYNLNPWTNLPAEPLVAVFSITSDSDDFVMITQSGELYQYQMDHVTNSNNPPITSTHLGTLVF from the exons ATGAATGTCTTGCAGGGATCCATCAGAGGTGGTATAGGAAACCTTCTAAACATGtgttcatcctcatcatcaacAGATATAGCGATTATCACGGATGATGGTGTTTACATTTATGACAACAAGGACGCCCTCTTGACAGGCGCATGCTTGGGGCCGCTTACGCTCACGTCAATTTTCAATGGCTACAGTGGAAGTGGCGCACTACCGTCGATATCAGATATAATAGGCCTGATGGTCTATCAGAATAATGATATAGACatgtacaaca ATTTCCAGGTCTGGCGCTGGCAGGTTCAGAGTGGTAATTTATGGAGTCAAAGTGCACAGTCCTTTCCTAAACCTATGGAAAATCTTTTGGGCGTTTCTACTGGCGACCTTCCGCCCAGTAACTCGGACTGGTGCGTGAACAGAGATAGGAACGGCCGTCAAGACAGATTTTTCTACAACGGCGGATTACTCTATTACTTCAGCACACAGAACCCCACCCAGGACACATTCACACCATCTGCAACAGACAAGTACATGAACGGTTACAACCTGAATCCCTGGACGAATCTACCCGCTGAGCCACTGGTGGCTGTGTTCTCGATCACCAGTGACAGTGATGATTTCGTGATGATCACACAGAGTGGGGAACTGTATCAGTATCAGATGGACCATGTCACCAACAGTAACAACCCACCTATCACCTCGACCCATTTAGGAACACTGGTATTTTAA